In one window of Mytilus trossulus isolate FHL-02 chromosome 7, PNRI_Mtr1.1.1.hap1, whole genome shotgun sequence DNA:
- the LOC134725922 gene encoding cGMP-dependent protein kinase egl-4-like isoform X2 — protein MPLPNHNSESNKSNTSVLNKTGTGKTPASNRAPGVYHIAHVAPSGNRMGNGASSTHIVIDGEQIDVVKLKHLVPELRKEIRNRDSKIQRYEGELVEKCKQLEEKDVEICKLRAEVDKLQSVLQIKVHKDAGKPDILATIQEDATMAGQETRTKKQGVSGESSNANQNSEILELKHHEKDFRSKQLIKDAIHDNDFLKNLDSTQVREIVDCMYEKKIKQGHYIIREGDAGQHLYVSADGELEVLKSNKVLGKMTAGRAFGELAILYNCTRTASVRALTDVKVWVLDRRVFQAIMMKTGLQRQEENIKFLRSVPLLQNLPTDKLAKIADVLEVDFYHEGDFIIREGAVGDTFFIINKGEVQVTQKIAGFDDPKEIRRLDRGQYFGEKALLSEDRRTANVIALAPGVECLTVDRESFNSLIGDLNELKEKDYGDEARGAQRISGGSGSDVTLSPVRDKMQNEFSYITLDQLEIVATLGMGGFGRVELVQLTADRSNTFALKCLKKKHIVDTRQQEHIYSEKKIMSEARSLFIARLYKTFKDVKYVYMLMEVCLGGELWTILRDRGCFDEITARFCISCVIEAFRYLHDRGIIYRDLKPENLLLDNHGYVKLVDFGFAKKIGQGRKTWTFCGTPEYVAPEIILNRGHDRAADYWSLGILMFELLTGSPPFAGSDPMKTYNIILKGIDVVEFPRRVGKTATMLIKKLCRDSPVERLGYGKGNINEIKKHKWFQGFDWEGLQTRSMVPPIVPKIKGAADFSNFDNYPKNSEVPPDETSGWDINF, from the exons ATGCCGTTACCAAATCATAACAGTGAAAGTAATAAGTCTAACACATCAGTATTGAACAAAACTGGCACAGGTAAAACACCTGCATCAAACAGGGCACCAGGTGTCTATCATATTGCCCATGTGGCTCCATCGGGCAACAGGATGGGGAATGGAGCAAGTTCTACTCATATTGTTATAGACGGTGAACAAATAGATGtggtaaaattaaaacatttagttcCAGAATTGAGGAAGGAAATTAGGAATAGAGATTCAAAAATACAACGATATGAAGGAGAACTTGTGGAAAAGTGCAAACAGTTGGAAGAAAAAGATGTTGAAATATGTAAATTACGTGCTGAAGTTGACAAATTACAATCGGTCTTACAAATCAAAGTTCACAAAGATGCAGGAAAGCCGGATATTTTGGCAACTATACAGGAAGATGCAACGATGGCAGGCCAGGAGACACGTACCAAAAAACAGGGAGTGTCTGGTGAAAGTTCGAACGCTAatcaaaatagtgaaatatTAGAACTTAAACACCATGAGAAGGATTTCAG ATCTAAGCAACTTATTAAGGATGCAATTCACGACAACGACTTCTTGAAGAACCTTGATTCGACACAAGTACGAGAGATAGTTGATTGTATGTACGAGAAAAAGATTAAACAGGGTCACTATATAATCAGGGAAGGAGATGCTGGACAACACTTATATGTATCAGCAG ATGGTGAGCTGGAGGTGCTTAAAAGTAATAAAGTTCTTGGTAAAATGACTGCAGGTCGGGCATTTGGAGAATTGGCAATACTTTATAACTGTACAAGAACAGCGTCAGTTAGAG ctCTGACTGATGTCAAAGTATGGGTTCTAGATCGACGTGTTTTTCAAGCTATTATGATGAAAACTGGTTTACAACGACaagaagaaaatatcaaatttttacgaAG TGTTCCATTACTACAAAATCTTCCAACTGATAAATTGGCCAAGATTGCTGATGTCCTTGAAGTG GACTTCTATCATGAAGGAGATTTCATTATCAGAGAAGGCGCTGTCGGAGATACATTCTTCATTATTAATAAAGGAGag gttCAGGTAACGCAGAAGATAGCTGGATTTGACGATCCAAAGGAAATAAGAAGACTAGACCGAGGTCAATATTTTGGAGAAAAAGCTTTGCTCAG TGAAGACAGAAGAACGGCAAATGTTATAGCATTAGCGCCTGGTGTAGAATGCTTAACCGTTGACAGAGA atcATTTAATTCGCTGATAGGAGACTTAAACGAGTTGAAAGAAAAAGATTATGGAGATGAAGCAAGAGGTGCACAACG GATTAGTGGTGGCAGTGGTTCAGATGTTACTTTATCGCCGGTCCGTGATAAGATGCAGAATGAATTTTCATACATAACGCTTGATCAATTAGAAATTGTTGCTACATTAGGAATGGGCGGATTTGGTCGAGTTGAATTG GTACAATTAACAGCCGATCGGTCAAACACTTTTgcattaaaatgtttgaaaaagaaacatattgTGGATACCCGACAacaagaacatatatattcagagaaaaaaattatgtctgAAGCACGCTCACTCTTTATAGCAAG attatataaaacttttaaagatgttaaatatgtatatatgctGATGGAAGTGTGCCTTGGTGGAGAATTATGGACAATACTCAGAGACag aggttgTTTTGATGAGATTACTGCTAGATTTTGTATTTCATGCGTAATAGAAGCCTTTAGATATTTACATGACAGAGGAATAATTTATAGAGATCTGAAACCAGAAAACTTATTGTTAGACAACCATGGATATGTCAAATTG GTAGATTTTGGGTTTGCCAAAAAGATTGGTCAAGGTCGGAAAACATGGACTTTCTGTGGTACGCCAGAATACGTTGCcccagaaattattttaaacagGGGGCATGATCGGGCTGCTGATTACTGGTCATTGGGTATTCTTATGTTTGAGCTGCTCACTGGAAG TCCTCCGTTTGCTGGGTCAGATCCAATGAAAACATACAACATAATCCTGAAAGGAATTGACGTTGTAGAATTTCCCAGAAGAGTTGGTAAAACAGCTACAATGTTGATAAAGAAGCTTTGTCGAGATAGTCCAGTTGAGCGATTAGGATACGGAAAAGGCAACATTAATGAGATTAAAAAGCACAA ATGGTTTCAAGGCTTTGATTGGGAAGGTCTACAAACTCGGTCTATGGTTCCTCCAATTGTACCAAAG ATAAAAGGGGCAGCAGATTTTAGCAATTTTGACAACTATCCCAAGAATTCAGAGGTCCCACCAGACGAAACATCAGGATGGGatataaacttttga
- the LOC134725922 gene encoding cGMP-dependent protein kinase egl-4-like isoform X1, which produces MPLPNHNSESNKSNTSVLNKTGTGKTPASNRAPGVYHIAHVAPSGNRMGNGASSTHIVIDGEQIDVVKLKHLVPELRKEIRNRDSKIQRYEGELVEKCKQLEEKDVEICKLRAEVDKLQSVLQIKVHKDAGKPDILATIQEDATMAGQETRTKKQGVSGESSNANQNSEILELKHHEKDFRSKQLIKDAIHDNDFLKNLDSTQVREIVDCMYEKKIKQGHYIIREGDAGQHLYVSADGELEVLKSNKVLGKMTAGRAFGELAILYNCTRTASVRALTDVKVWVLDRRVFQAIMMKTGLQRQEENIKFLRSVPLLQNLPTDKLAKIADVLEVDFYHEGDFIIREGAVGDTFFIINKGEVQVTQKIAGFDDPKEIRRLDRGQYFGEKALLSEDRRTANVIALAPGVECLTVDRESFNSLIGDLNELKEKDYGDEARGAQRSSKKTNSNGKSRVLLWNRLRLHKISGGSGSDVTLSPVRDKMQNEFSYITLDQLEIVATLGMGGFGRVELVQLTADRSNTFALKCLKKKHIVDTRQQEHIYSEKKIMSEARSLFIARLYKTFKDVKYVYMLMEVCLGGELWTILRDRGCFDEITARFCISCVIEAFRYLHDRGIIYRDLKPENLLLDNHGYVKLVDFGFAKKIGQGRKTWTFCGTPEYVAPEIILNRGHDRAADYWSLGILMFELLTGSPPFAGSDPMKTYNIILKGIDVVEFPRRVGKTATMLIKKLCRDSPVERLGYGKGNINEIKKHKWFQGFDWEGLQTRSMVPPIVPKIKGAADFSNFDNYPKNSEVPPDETSGWDINF; this is translated from the exons ATGCCGTTACCAAATCATAACAGTGAAAGTAATAAGTCTAACACATCAGTATTGAACAAAACTGGCACAGGTAAAACACCTGCATCAAACAGGGCACCAGGTGTCTATCATATTGCCCATGTGGCTCCATCGGGCAACAGGATGGGGAATGGAGCAAGTTCTACTCATATTGTTATAGACGGTGAACAAATAGATGtggtaaaattaaaacatttagttcCAGAATTGAGGAAGGAAATTAGGAATAGAGATTCAAAAATACAACGATATGAAGGAGAACTTGTGGAAAAGTGCAAACAGTTGGAAGAAAAAGATGTTGAAATATGTAAATTACGTGCTGAAGTTGACAAATTACAATCGGTCTTACAAATCAAAGTTCACAAAGATGCAGGAAAGCCGGATATTTTGGCAACTATACAGGAAGATGCAACGATGGCAGGCCAGGAGACACGTACCAAAAAACAGGGAGTGTCTGGTGAAAGTTCGAACGCTAatcaaaatagtgaaatatTAGAACTTAAACACCATGAGAAGGATTTCAG ATCTAAGCAACTTATTAAGGATGCAATTCACGACAACGACTTCTTGAAGAACCTTGATTCGACACAAGTACGAGAGATAGTTGATTGTATGTACGAGAAAAAGATTAAACAGGGTCACTATATAATCAGGGAAGGAGATGCTGGACAACACTTATATGTATCAGCAG ATGGTGAGCTGGAGGTGCTTAAAAGTAATAAAGTTCTTGGTAAAATGACTGCAGGTCGGGCATTTGGAGAATTGGCAATACTTTATAACTGTACAAGAACAGCGTCAGTTAGAG ctCTGACTGATGTCAAAGTATGGGTTCTAGATCGACGTGTTTTTCAAGCTATTATGATGAAAACTGGTTTACAACGACaagaagaaaatatcaaatttttacgaAG TGTTCCATTACTACAAAATCTTCCAACTGATAAATTGGCCAAGATTGCTGATGTCCTTGAAGTG GACTTCTATCATGAAGGAGATTTCATTATCAGAGAAGGCGCTGTCGGAGATACATTCTTCATTATTAATAAAGGAGag gttCAGGTAACGCAGAAGATAGCTGGATTTGACGATCCAAAGGAAATAAGAAGACTAGACCGAGGTCAATATTTTGGAGAAAAAGCTTTGCTCAG TGAAGACAGAAGAACGGCAAATGTTATAGCATTAGCGCCTGGTGTAGAATGCTTAACCGTTGACAGAGA atcATTTAATTCGCTGATAGGAGACTTAAACGAGTTGAAAGAAAAAGATTATGGAGATGAAGCAAGAGGTGCACAACG GTCATCGAAGAAAACAAACTCCAATGGGAAATCACGAGTATTGCTTTGGAATCGTCTACGGTTACACaa GATTAGTGGTGGCAGTGGTTCAGATGTTACTTTATCGCCGGTCCGTGATAAGATGCAGAATGAATTTTCATACATAACGCTTGATCAATTAGAAATTGTTGCTACATTAGGAATGGGCGGATTTGGTCGAGTTGAATTG GTACAATTAACAGCCGATCGGTCAAACACTTTTgcattaaaatgtttgaaaaagaaacatattgTGGATACCCGACAacaagaacatatatattcagagaaaaaaattatgtctgAAGCACGCTCACTCTTTATAGCAAG attatataaaacttttaaagatgttaaatatgtatatatgctGATGGAAGTGTGCCTTGGTGGAGAATTATGGACAATACTCAGAGACag aggttgTTTTGATGAGATTACTGCTAGATTTTGTATTTCATGCGTAATAGAAGCCTTTAGATATTTACATGACAGAGGAATAATTTATAGAGATCTGAAACCAGAAAACTTATTGTTAGACAACCATGGATATGTCAAATTG GTAGATTTTGGGTTTGCCAAAAAGATTGGTCAAGGTCGGAAAACATGGACTTTCTGTGGTACGCCAGAATACGTTGCcccagaaattattttaaacagGGGGCATGATCGGGCTGCTGATTACTGGTCATTGGGTATTCTTATGTTTGAGCTGCTCACTGGAAG TCCTCCGTTTGCTGGGTCAGATCCAATGAAAACATACAACATAATCCTGAAAGGAATTGACGTTGTAGAATTTCCCAGAAGAGTTGGTAAAACAGCTACAATGTTGATAAAGAAGCTTTGTCGAGATAGTCCAGTTGAGCGATTAGGATACGGAAAAGGCAACATTAATGAGATTAAAAAGCACAA ATGGTTTCAAGGCTTTGATTGGGAAGGTCTACAAACTCGGTCTATGGTTCCTCCAATTGTACCAAAG ATAAAAGGGGCAGCAGATTTTAGCAATTTTGACAACTATCCCAAGAATTCAGAGGTCCCACCAGACGAAACATCAGGATGGGatataaacttttga
- the LOC134725922 gene encoding cGMP-dependent protein kinase, isozyme 1-like isoform X3, with product MTAGRAFGELAILYNCTRTASVRALTDVKVWVLDRRVFQAIMMKTGLQRQEENIKFLRSVPLLQNLPTDKLAKIADVLEVDFYHEGDFIIREGAVGDTFFIINKGEVQVTQKIAGFDDPKEIRRLDRGQYFGEKALLSEDRRTANVIALAPGVECLTVDRESFNSLIGDLNELKEKDYGDEARGAQRSSKKTNSNGKSRVLLWNRLRLHKISGGSGSDVTLSPVRDKMQNEFSYITLDQLEIVATLGMGGFGRVELVQLTADRSNTFALKCLKKKHIVDTRQQEHIYSEKKIMSEARSLFIARLYKTFKDVKYVYMLMEVCLGGELWTILRDRGCFDEITARFCISCVIEAFRYLHDRGIIYRDLKPENLLLDNHGYVKLVDFGFAKKIGQGRKTWTFCGTPEYVAPEIILNRGHDRAADYWSLGILMFELLTGSPPFAGSDPMKTYNIILKGIDVVEFPRRVGKTATMLIKKLCRDSPVERLGYGKGNINEIKKHKWFQGFDWEGLQTRSMVPPIVPKIKGAADFSNFDNYPKNSEVPPDETSGWDINF from the exons ATGACTGCAGGTCGGGCATTTGGAGAATTGGCAATACTTTATAACTGTACAAGAACAGCGTCAGTTAGAG ctCTGACTGATGTCAAAGTATGGGTTCTAGATCGACGTGTTTTTCAAGCTATTATGATGAAAACTGGTTTACAACGACaagaagaaaatatcaaatttttacgaAG TGTTCCATTACTACAAAATCTTCCAACTGATAAATTGGCCAAGATTGCTGATGTCCTTGAAGTG GACTTCTATCATGAAGGAGATTTCATTATCAGAGAAGGCGCTGTCGGAGATACATTCTTCATTATTAATAAAGGAGag gttCAGGTAACGCAGAAGATAGCTGGATTTGACGATCCAAAGGAAATAAGAAGACTAGACCGAGGTCAATATTTTGGAGAAAAAGCTTTGCTCAG TGAAGACAGAAGAACGGCAAATGTTATAGCATTAGCGCCTGGTGTAGAATGCTTAACCGTTGACAGAGA atcATTTAATTCGCTGATAGGAGACTTAAACGAGTTGAAAGAAAAAGATTATGGAGATGAAGCAAGAGGTGCACAACG GTCATCGAAGAAAACAAACTCCAATGGGAAATCACGAGTATTGCTTTGGAATCGTCTACGGTTACACaa GATTAGTGGTGGCAGTGGTTCAGATGTTACTTTATCGCCGGTCCGTGATAAGATGCAGAATGAATTTTCATACATAACGCTTGATCAATTAGAAATTGTTGCTACATTAGGAATGGGCGGATTTGGTCGAGTTGAATTG GTACAATTAACAGCCGATCGGTCAAACACTTTTgcattaaaatgtttgaaaaagaaacatattgTGGATACCCGACAacaagaacatatatattcagagaaaaaaattatgtctgAAGCACGCTCACTCTTTATAGCAAG attatataaaacttttaaagatgttaaatatgtatatatgctGATGGAAGTGTGCCTTGGTGGAGAATTATGGACAATACTCAGAGACag aggttgTTTTGATGAGATTACTGCTAGATTTTGTATTTCATGCGTAATAGAAGCCTTTAGATATTTACATGACAGAGGAATAATTTATAGAGATCTGAAACCAGAAAACTTATTGTTAGACAACCATGGATATGTCAAATTG GTAGATTTTGGGTTTGCCAAAAAGATTGGTCAAGGTCGGAAAACATGGACTTTCTGTGGTACGCCAGAATACGTTGCcccagaaattattttaaacagGGGGCATGATCGGGCTGCTGATTACTGGTCATTGGGTATTCTTATGTTTGAGCTGCTCACTGGAAG TCCTCCGTTTGCTGGGTCAGATCCAATGAAAACATACAACATAATCCTGAAAGGAATTGACGTTGTAGAATTTCCCAGAAGAGTTGGTAAAACAGCTACAATGTTGATAAAGAAGCTTTGTCGAGATAGTCCAGTTGAGCGATTAGGATACGGAAAAGGCAACATTAATGAGATTAAAAAGCACAA ATGGTTTCAAGGCTTTGATTGGGAAGGTCTACAAACTCGGTCTATGGTTCCTCCAATTGTACCAAAG ATAAAAGGGGCAGCAGATTTTAGCAATTTTGACAACTATCCCAAGAATTCAGAGGTCCCACCAGACGAAACATCAGGATGGGatataaacttttga